The window GACCGTCACCGCCCGTGGTGAAGGCATGTTCGCAGTAGTGCGAGTTCCCGACGCGACAGTGTTCGCAGAAGCCGCAGAAACCGGACGGCTGGATGATGACATCATCCCCCTCCTTGAAATGACGGACGCCACGTCCGATCCGGGCAATGGTACCAGAAGGCTCATGCCCCGGCACAAAGGGGAAGTTCACATTCTTCCGGATGCCTTTGATGGCCTTGAAGTCCGTGGCGCAGAATCCACACGATCGGATCCGCACGACAACCTCGCCCTCCCCCGGTTCGGGCATGGGAACGTCCTGAAGTTCGAGTTTATTGAAGTCCTTAAGTACGGCAGCCAGCATGGTTATTTCTCCTTATTTAAGTTGTTGTCCCCTGATGTATACTCACCGGTACCAGCGGACTGGCTCCGGACGTCTTCTTTCCCGCAACCATTTTCAGCATCTGCGTCAGCGCGGCCTCTGCCAGACGCTCACAATCAAAAACCGCCGAGGTGAGCCCGATCAAACGGGCGGCAGGCGTGTCGTCAAAACCGGCAAGCTTCACGTCACCCGGCATCATCACCCCCATCTCCTTGAGTCGGCGCCAGAGTTCAATGGCCCCCCCGTCCGAGGAACAGAAAATGGCGCCACCCGGTTTGGCGACGAACTCGCGCAGGGTTTGATCCGTCACTTGCGCCAGTGTGGTGCAAGAAACAGAACGCCCGGGCTTATGACGGAGCCATTCCTCACGGCCCCCCTTCCACCGTTCGGCGTGCCCCAGATGATCCTCTAAAACCATGACAAACAGCAGGCGCTTTGCCCCGCAATCCAGGAGATGCCGGACCATGGCTGCGGCGCCGCCGGCATTGTCCGGTTTGACGCTGGCGAGCGCGGATTTGGAATACGACAGATGATTGGGATCCAACACCAATACCGGATGACCGTCCGGTATCCGGCTGTTCAGGGTATCGGAGGCCATGTCACCCCAGACAAACAGGCCATCTGGAAGATGCGTGGCAGCTCCCGTGATTTCGGGCTCAGCAAAGGCCGCGGGGGAAAAGATGGCGAAGATCATCCCCTGCCGGGCCGCCTTACTTGCCAGAGCCTGAATGGTCCTCACCACCACGGGTTCCGAGAGCGCCTGAAATGTGTCCGGGATCACCAGCCCGAGCAAATTGGATTTTGCCGACCGTAATTGGCGCGCCGCCATATTCGGCCGGTAGTTATATTTCCGCGCCGCCTCAAGCACCTTCCTGCGGGTTTCGTTCGAAATCCTGTCACTGTGACTTAATGCCAGCGAAACACTGGACCGGTCAAATCCCAGTAAGCGAGCCAGATCCACTTGAGTGATTTTCTTTTTCGCGTTCATGAGTATTAATTCACACGTGTGAATACAGAGTTCTGAGTTATCAGTCAATAGAAAAGTAGTGCTTGATCACCTTGCCAAGGATTCCAATCCAAGGAAATCGCCACGCAATTAGGCATCAGTTATTGGACCATTGAAGATTATGTGGCAACATCTACAAGAAGCTTTACGTCCGCTCCCGCACCAGGGCTATGGCGAACTATATCGGAACGTGAGGCGATTTGACAGTTTCCGTAATTTAAGCGAGGTGACACAATCATACAGATGCTGTTGTCACAAATTTCCGCCAATTTTCGGCCAATTCATTTACACATTTTGCCGCCGCCTCGATTTCAATCAGATCGGTGTCCTTGATTCCGTGGATATATGCACATTTGGCAACCGTTGCTACCATGTACCGAATGCGACGAACCTGCACATAATCATAAGGGGTAATGCTGTCTTTCAGGTGGACATGATAGTTCCTGCCATCTGCGCCGCGTCGTATAGAGGTTGATGGCACCCGCCCTGTTGCCGCATATCGGAAGGCCTGCCTCATGCTCAAACCGTACTCGGCCACTATTCGCCGCGCCTCATTCGCCAACCGTCCCCGTGTCTTCATCACCCGATCTCCCTTTAACTGATCCTGAATCAACAACTACTCATATTATGGGCGAAAATCAACTGATTGCGCGAGAAGGCTAATAACGTGTGTAATGTCAAAGGGAGACAAGCCGCGGGTCTGGAGTGATTGAACTTATTCGGCCCGCAATAACGCGGCAACAATCTCATCCGAGAGATGAAAGCCCGCTTTCATCTTCAAATCTCGCAATGCCTCAGACAAGTTTGGAATGCGCTGCATCCGATGCGCCTTGAGCAGGATACCCAGCACGCCTGTCGTCTTCATGTTAAGCCGGGCAGCCACCCGCCTGGCATCGCGCTCATCGAGCAGGACAAGTTCAGCATGCCTCTCGAATGCCAACGCTATCGCTTCGGATTCACCGCCATCAAGTTCGGTACGGAGAACATCGGTCATACCGGTGTTCTCCACAGTCGCAACCACAATCCATCCATCGTCGATGGCTTTGCGGATGATCTTGGAGCCGGGACGATCCTCCTGCACGCGAAGTTCATCCAGCACGGCCTTCGGCACATGGATGACGCCGAATTGCTCTTTCAACAGGTCAAGAGCGCCGATAATCGCCAGATTTAGAATCGGGGATGTATTACAGACAACCTGCATACTTCAGGTCATCCTCCAGTTCCTCACTCGTATAGTGACGGGGTGTGCCGTGCTT of the bacterium genome contains:
- a CDS encoding LacI family DNA-binding transcriptional regulator — encoded protein: MNAKKKITQVDLARLLGFDRSSVSLALSHSDRISNETRRKVLEAARKYNYRPNMAARQLRSAKSNLLGLVIPDTFQALSEPVVVRTIQALASKAARQGMIFAIFSPAAFAEPEITGAATHLPDGLFVWGDMASDTLNSRIPDGHPVLVLDPNHLSYSKSALASVKPDNAGGAAAMVRHLLDCGAKRLLFVMVLEDHLGHAERWKGGREEWLRHKPGRSVSCTTLAQVTDQTLREFVAKPGGAIFCSSDGGAIELWRRLKEMGVMMPGDVKLAGFDDTPAARLIGLTSAVFDCERLAEAALTQMLKMVAGKKTSGASPLVPVSIHQGTTT
- a CDS encoding DUF3368 domain-containing protein, whose protein sequence is MQVVCNTSPILNLAIIGALDLLKEQFGVIHVPKAVLDELRVQEDRPGSKIIRKAIDDGWIVVATVENTGMTDVLRTELDGGESEAIALAFERHAELVLLDERDARRVAARLNMKTTGVLGILLKAHRMQRIPNLSEALRDLKMKAGFHLSDEIVAALLRAE